From the genome of Salvelinus namaycush isolate Seneca chromosome 1, SaNama_1.0, whole genome shotgun sequence:
GAGTTTTTTGTCTGCCACTGCCAGACTCGGGGCCTCATATAGCCAACGGATGGGGACAGACGGTCCGACTCAGACATCTGTATGCGGCCAAACACGGATTGCACTTGCTAATCAACGAGAATGGCAAGGTGCACGGATCTCCTGAGCAGAGCTCTTACAGTAAGTAGGCTACCACTATAAATAGAGCAGCGATGAAAAAGTAGCATTTTGTTGAGACATAGAGACCCTATTAACTTTGCCATCTTTGAATATCACTGGCAAGGTCATTCACAATATTTATTGGAGACTTCATAACCAGAACTCATATTCTGGATAGGTTGTTTTGATGAAAGAGGTGGTGAACTTTTGGTTGAGCATCGTATTGGCATCCTTTGAGAAAGTAATTTGAAAACGTGTCAGTATGAATTAGACATTTGTGGATTATAAAATGGTAACTCTATTAGGTTGTTCACTATACTTACATACATCAGAGATATGCCTAATATTAACTGAATTTAGAAATTGTGTAAACCTGTCTAAACTCCAAAAATTTATATCCACTTATAACTGCGCTTACTGCAGCAAAAAAAGGCAATTTTGAAAGCATGGTTTGATCAGGAGGCTCACTTGAACACTCTGTGGATCTACAACTTGTTATCTCCTGGAGGGATCCACCGCTAGAATCAACAGAGCTAAAGCCACCACAATATCCACCTGGTTCTCCGCCATCTCCTCCATAACATCCAAAATAAGGAGAGGAGTCAGCTCATGTCCAAATACTGAACTTTTCCCATTTCATCCCAAATTTGAGATATTATTCTGATTAGGCACAATATAAACCTGTGTTTTATGTTTTGTCTTATCACGTGTTGTGGTTGTCTATTGGTATGACTTTATGTATTTCTGTCactgttttattattattttgaaaTATTTCATCAAAATAAATTGTAAAAAGTCAACTGAATGACCTGTTGTGTTGATACAGGTTTGGTGGAAATCCGACCTGTAGACACGGGCTGTGTCGCAATCAAAGGAGTAGCAGCCTCGCAGTATCTCTGCATGGAAGGGAATGGAAGACTGTATGCATCGGTAAGAGCACTCACATTTGACTTTTGATTGTAACATTTATTTAACGTTCACATTGATTGAACAATTTCAGATGCAGCTCCGATTTGTGAATAACAGCAATTCACAGTTTGGAGTTGCATAAAATGTTACATTACATTTCCATACCAGATTTAAAATACATTTGTCAAATACTGAGAAATATATGGTTTACTATAGGTTATATGTCCCTGCAGCAACCTTTGTCCACTGGTAGGGTATAGTTAAAACCTCATTGGAAAGGAATAGGAACAACAACCTTGGCCTCTACTGACTCTGTGTACCCTATGCAAATAGCTCTCGAAGAACTCCTGGCAGGAGTCAGTCAGGACGACACACTTTGATGAAGAGGTTCTGACAAATAGCCTATGTGTGTCACTCCATATTCACTAAACCTTATTTTCTCCCTCATCTTCCCACAGAAAACCTATATGAAAGATGACTGCTCCTTCAAGGAAAACATCCTCCCAGACGGCTACAATATTTATGTCTCTGACAAGCATGGGACCCTGGTGAGCCTGGGTGGCAGCAGGCAGAGGCTCCAGGGGCGAGACAGAGGCATTCCTGCACTGTCCCAGTTTCTACCAAGGGTGAGCACCCTGCCCCTGGATATAACAACAGATTTGGAGTTGTCAGCCCACCCCGAGCAAGGCCCTCAGTCAGGCCTGGACATAGACACTATGGATGCCTTTGGGAAACTTTCCCAGATCTCGATCCAAAGCCCCAGTTTCAATAAGAGATGAGCAACTGATGGTGCTAACATGCAATCTATACTAAGAAGCTTCTACATCTACAAGGTGTCTCCAAACTCAAAATTTGTTTTTGGCACATGACATTATACACCACTCCAAACATACAGGCCCAAGAAGAACCGGATTGAAATCAATTGTAGTATTTATTTCATTATAATTTTTAAAACTTTACTTTTAGCCatattatttaatgaaaatacTTGATCCATGTATTTTGAAAAACTAATATGGGGCTCTGTATGCACTTTGTCTACATTttttcggaagtttacatacacttatgttggagtcattaaaactagtttttcaaccactccacaaatttcttgttaacaaactatagttttggcaagtcggttaggatatctactttgtgcatgacacaagtaatttttccaacaattgtttacagaaatataatttcacttataattcactatcacaataacagtgggtcagaagtgtacatacactaagttgactgtgcctttaaacagcttggaaaattccagaaaattatgtcatggctttagaagcttctgataggctaatttacatagtttcagccaattggaggtgtacctgtggatgtatttcaaggcctaccttcaaactcagtgcgtctttgcttgacatcatgggaaaattaaaagaaatcagccaagacctcagaaaaaaaattgtagacctccacaagtctcgttcatcgttgggagcaatttccaaacgcctgaagataccacattcatttgtacaaacaatagtatgcaagtataaacaccatgggaccacgcagccgtcataccaattaggaaggagatgcgttctgtctcctagagatgaacatactttggtttgaaaagtgcaaatcaatcccagaacaacagcaaaggaccttgtgaagatgctggaggaaacaggtacaaaagtatctatatccacagtaaacgagtcctctatcgacataatctgaaaggccgctcagcaaggaagaagccacttctccaaaaccgccataaaaaaagccagactacggtttgcaactgcacatgggggtaAAGATCGtcgtttttggagaaatgtcctctggtctgatgaaacaaaaatagaactgtttggccataatgaccatagttatgtttggaggaaaaagggggaggcttgcaagccgaagaacaccatcccaaccatgaagcacgtgggtggcagcatcatgttgtgggggtgctttgctgcaggagggactggtgcacttcacaaaatagatggcatcataaggaagggaaattatgtggatatattgaagcaacatctcaagacatcagtcaggaagttaaagcttggtcgcaaatgggtcttccaaatggacattgaccccaagcatacttccaaagttgtggcaaaattgctaaaggacaacaaagtcaatgtattggagtggccatcacaaagccctgacgtcaatcctatagaaaatttgtgggcagaactgaaaaagcgcgtacgagcaaggaggcctacaaacctgattcagttacaccagctctgtcaggaggaatgggccaaaattcacccaacctattgtgggaagcttgtggaaggctacccaaaacgtttgacccaagttaaacaatttaaaggcaaagctaccaaatactaattgagtgtatgtaaacttctgacccactgggaatgtgatgaaagaaatagaagctgaaataaatcattctttctactattattctgacattttacattcttaaaataaagtggtgatcctaactgacctaagacagggactttttactaggattaaaggaatttaaatgtatttggctgaggtgtatgtaaacttccgacttcaactgtatttgtaaATACTTATGTATTTGTACagcttttaaaaaaaataattaggCCTTCATTTTAACTCATATGTCTTTGCATTTACATTTTCAAATGTACTAAAGACACCATGTGAAATAATTTGTCCAAATGTGTAATTGTTGTCACCTCATTGTTGGCACCCCGTGTTATTG
Proteins encoded in this window:
- the LOC120045973 gene encoding fibroblast growth factor 19-like, producing the protein MTLAVTAVCMVSVFFAVGVFCLPLPDSGPHIANGWGQTVRLRHLYAAKHGLHLLINENGKVHGSPEQSSYSLVEIRPVDTGCVAIKGVAASQYLCMEGNGRLYASKTYMKDDCSFKENILPDGYNIYVSDKHGTLVSLGGSRQRLQGRDRGIPALSQFLPRVSTLPLDITTDLELSAHPEQGPQSGLDIDTMDAFGKLSQISIQSPSFNKR